The Candidatus Aminicenantes bacterium genome contains the following window.
TGGTTTTCCAGCGCGTGCTCGAAGCGCATGGTGTCGCGATTGCTTTGGAACAATTCCTTCGCGGCCAGGGCACGGCATATTCCCACGTCCACCGCCATTGTTCCCAGCGGCGTGGCGTAGGCGCCGTAGTCGGCGACGCAGGCGCCGTGGAAGCCGCGCGAGTGCGAGGCCCCCATCAGGATGACGCGGCGAATACCCTGGCTGGGAGCGAGCGCGCGGTAGGCCTTGGCGGCGCAGCGGCCCGAGTATAGGAAGCCGGCATGGGGGGCGATGATGCCCCTGACCGCGGTTTCCCCTGCCGGCAAAGGCAGGGAGTCGAAGAAGCCGTCGAGCATCCGTTGCAGCTGCGCCGGGTCGGCTGGATACCAGGGACCGGTGTTCAGATAAGGTCGGATGTCATCGGCGGCGGACAACAATATCGGCATCATGAGAAGTATTAAAAATTTCCAGTGTTTCATAAGGGCCCCGCATTAATTCTAGGTCAAACGGGACCCGGAGTCAATCAATCCAATTCAAGATGTAGGGGCGACCCGCTGGGTCGCCCTAGCAGATGTCTCCGACAAAGATCGGGCGTTCCAGCGGAACGCCCCTACAGATGTTTCTTATATTCTTCTATCGCTCCGGCTCCGGCCTCGCGGAACGCCCTGGACACGCCGCCGACGCCGAGCTTGACGCCGCCGAATATCCGCGATACCAGCAAACCGCCGTCGAGATCGTGATGGCGCAGGAGCTCGAGCAGCACCCGGCCCGGATGGCCGACCTCGCCGTCGTCGCGCGACTTTTCGT
Protein-coding sequences here:
- a CDS encoding YigZ family protein, whose translation is MKVEHSVEFYFIAERSRFFAVLFPAADETDVQKMVRRKKGELRKANHHCWAFRGLDGKGNVYEKSRDDGEVGHPGRVLLELLRHHDLDGGLLVSRIFGGVKLGVGGVSRAFREAGAGAIEEYKKHL